TAAAATATCAATGAGTTACAACCAAATTCAGGCACGACAAAAGGCTAACCGATGAAGAATGAAGTAGTTTATTCACATAAACCAGAAATCAAGTCATTTATGTATCTTCAACTACTTGGAAAATTTCAATTTATTATGCGGAGGAAATTAGCATTTCTCAGATCCACCTTCAACATGTAAGACAGAAGAAAAATGAGCCTTCTTTGACTATCATTATGGAAAGGTGTGaaagaagtcccaaaggtgcttttgtttttttccaagaggccactggactttctgatttttcttggaagacgtttcgcttctcaagCTCTTCAGAAGAAACGTgaagtctttaaaagaaaaagcagaaagtccaggtgcctcttgaaaaaaagcacctttgggacaaccatgtcctggatgaccgAGAACCTCCATAGGTGTAAGAGAAGGGATTCAACCGAACCACCACCGTAACGGTAGATTCAACAACCGGTACCCATGAGAGATATTAGCGGGGTAGTAGTTGGGGCTGTGCATTTGCTCCAGCGTGAACCATGCCTTGCAGCTGGCTGCAAATTACTTGCACGACACACTGGAAAACATAATTATAGTGAAGCGGAAACATGATCATTGGTGGGCGGTGTCTTTTTTTGCAGAAGGGTTGGGATTGGTCAAAGTAGCTGGCGCAGTTTGTTGAGATCATCAAAGGTGAGCCGTGGCGTCGCTTTTGAGAAAGAGAGGCGGCCACGTGGGAAAGGGGACAAGTTTCGGGTAGGTGGGAGCCGTCACGGGTTTTGGGGATGGGTGTGGGAAGGTCTGCCTGGGAACGGGGACTGCTTCTGCCTTGCCATCTCCCGAAGTCTCCTTGGTGCCTTCGTAGATcaaagtgtgcatgtgtgtgtttgacTGTGATACATACACACGCGTAAGATtgctgtgtgtgtctgttttgtTGAGAATGTAACGTCACTTTTAGGAGAGTAAATTATTGAATGAAAAGAGCATCGATCCTATAGGCAGagttgtacttttaaaaaaataatctgtttttGCGTTTTGACTTCCAAAGTGGGAGTTCTTCACGAGTGACTTAGAGAGTTTTAGTCCCGAATTAGATTTGACCCAAGGCTGCGTATTTATTGAGCTTCATTGGCGTTTTGAAAAAAATGGTTAAGAAAGGTCGCACAGAATAAGGCTACGAGGTTCAGGAAATAGTTGTTCTAttatctctcctcccctcccctctctctctctcacacacacacggcatTATCTCACCTGTTCCTTCTACACATTTTCCGTTGGTTAGAGTACAAAAATAACGTTGGCAGTCCAACCCCTTGTCCCAGCAGGAAACTCTACCTTTCCGGATGAAtagctgtccattctcttcttaaaaatctccagtgttggagcacccttAACTTTTGAAGTCAAGGCGTTCACTGattctcaatgtcaggaaatttctccttaagtttaAGTTGGCTCTCTGATAAGTTtacacccattacttcttgttttgccctcaggtgctttggataataggttgTCCCACTCTTTATGACAGCcttaaaatattggaagactgccatcatgtcacctacctgtccatctcttcattaggcatgcccagttcctgcaaccatttatcgtatgttttagcctctagcctCCTAATGATCTCTGTTgtgcttctctgcactctttccagagtctcaacatcttttttgtatggtggtgaccagaactgcaGTATTCCAACACACTAGAAGAGACAAGTCTCACTGCAGTCATTTGAAATAGCATTTCAGACCACTAAAAGAGGTGAGTGGACATTTTTTATGTTAGTTCTTGCTGACTTGTAAaaagaggattttaaaaaaatggataagtATATTGCCAACAGTATTGTATCTTGTGCTTTTTATTTGCATATTGAAACAATATTACAAACCCCTTTTTGATAACTTTTAGGTGTACAAGAGTCTAATTCATAAGAAAGAAGATATTTTGAAAAGGTTTATGGGTAATGAGAGGTGGAACAGGTGTACCACTTTTTCTTGCAACAGATAATTCTCTCCAGATGTtagaaacaaaatcaaaacatttATTATGGTCATTGATCAGAAATAGAAGCAAGATATGATGTCTTACTTTTACATATTAAGATTATCTTTTAGTTTAACATGAGTTCTACTGATGAAGTctggtaaaaataaaaaaggattttgACTGCCctgaatattttgcttttaaccctGTGAAGTTAACAGGCCTGACAAAAATGCTATTTAATACCAATATATTAGATATGCTAATTCATTGAAAATACATTGGTGTGATCTGATgtcttatcctattctattctaaaatgatCAGCATAGGGAGGATTTTATAGGGGCGTAAAAAAGTGCATATTTTCTATAATTGCTGTGAACCTGAACTATTACTTATAGCTAAATTATTTCTTGCTTTGAAATGACTATATTATCTACTAGCAGCCTAAGGAGTATTATACAATTGATAATACTGGTTAATACATGTGACTGGAAGTTCAGTTGATCTTTTACACTTGTTATGCATATTGAACAGAAAGAAGACATGTCATTTCGAGGGAGAGGTGGAAATAATCGTGGTGGATTCAGCCGTGGTGGCGGTGGTTTCaacagaggaggaagaggtggtggAAGAGGTGGATTTGGACGTGGAGGAGGACGTGGTGGCTTTAATAGAGGCGGTTATGACCAAGGACCTCCAGAAAGTGTAGTTAGTAAGTATATTGAATACTAGAAAAATTGGAAGAAACAAGAGAATATAACTAACTTGATTTCTTAATCCTTCTTCTTTGCAGTTCTTGGACAGTTTATGCATCCTTGTGAAGATGATATTGTTTGTAAATGTGTCACTGAAGAAAACAGAGTGCCTTATTTCAATGCACCagtttatttagaaaataaagaACAGATTGGGAAAGTGGATGAAATATTTGGGCAACTTAGAGACTTTGTATCCTTTGTGTACTTTTGAATGCATTTAAATAGTTAATTTGTTTATATAcaagaaaagataaaaagttcAGTTTCAGCTGTATGTACCACCATATTCTGTCTTTTAAGAGAAGATTAGCTGTTTTACATTTGGACATTTTGGTTTGACCAAACTTCTAgattagtaaaaaaataaagtctTCTTCAGGTTGATCTCAATTTCTAAAGACTTTATAGATAtagttatttatatttctggataACAATGAAATTAGAATTCCTAATTGCCTCCTATCCAACTTGTGATTTGGATTGATCTCAGATACCTGATCCAGGTCAGCCAAGGTgttggatggaacttttgcattAGCTAAGGGAATATATGTTGAGTTTTCCACTTAGTATTTAATATTGACAGACCTTTTCAGTTGGTATGTAAGTTGGTATATAGTTACTATTTTGCTGGCTGTTTAGAGtctaagtttattttttttctaccttTATCTTGCAAATTTGATATCACAAACTGCAATATTTTCTTAAGAATCTAACTATTTTGCAGTGTAAATGAATCCTTTAGTCATGTTCAATTTTATTGCtagttttgtgtgtatgtatttgtgtgtgaaagagagagagacatagagcatggtttttatttttaactggTAAATAAAACCTTTTTGAATGCATTTAATTTTTGGAAGTCTGTCCTGCACTTGGAATCTAATGCAAAATCTTAGACTCATCTGATCATTTTATATTATAAGAAATTACTTGCAGACTAATGAACTTCTTAAAGAAAGTTAGGCTCTCTACCTTGCTTTGGGGAATCTCCTTGTGTTTCCTTGAGGGACATGAGAAATGGAGGACTTCTTCCCTAAGCTTGTGCTATTGTACTTTCTTTTTAATACAAAAACGTAGGGAGTTCTGTAATTCCAGCCTATTTTTATCTCCCTATGTTATTGAACTCTAATGTCTGTGATAGTTGGGAGATTTTAAAATATGGATCTTCAATATATCTAGAATGTATCATGTTGGTATCATGTTGGCTGTTAGTTTGTTGCTCCTgtgtttcatatttattttaatgatCACTCCAAGGAGGTGACTTTTTTAATTcaagattttttaattttttaatacaaattatacatattataggaacacTCTCACatttacataatccattttacatcatagttttgttttcactttcaaccaaattattcttttctattattttcatctttatagtTATTTTGCTTAATACATAACAAATATCTTCAacgccccttcaaagttacaccaaattttcatttcttattttctccatttatATGTTTTACTATAAACAACATATATcttctaattcaatttaaacatagagagcatttctttcaatttttctacacttaacaatatactataatgtctttatttcttaattaattacataacaataacaatcttaCTGCTATTCTCTTTTGTCTACTAATGtaactcctttcccctttctttctcttttaaccattttctttTGGGCTCTCAAAAATTtcccttttaattctttttcttcttctccccctttttcctaaacttcttctttttctttttcctgtttttgtggttattgtatcttttcttcagagtattTACTTTTATTCTAGTAACTTTTCCCAGGGTTTTCCctgttcctctcccttccttactgttttgtggtttcttttttggGGATCTCCCCCTTTGCCTGCTTTTtctttgtgactgtaaattccagtgaaatcttctatctgcattttattttcaatttttcttccACGTTATCTTCCTGTACCTCATTTGTGCCCTCTTTCACCTcctcttctcctatttcttgttctgTAAGTGACTTGTCATGAATGGGTTAAGAAAGTCTTTTGTAGATTTCTATCTATTGGATCATCATAAAATTTGAGGATTTACTTTTAAATTGATAAAAAGACATGTGTGACAAATCTTGATAAGAGTTTTCCTTAAGCCACTTTGAAAGTACTTTTCAGTTAAGCTCTCAGAAAATATGAAAGCTTCATCTTTCAAAAAACTACAAAAGGTAAGTCCTGCTTTATGTTCCCTTTATCTTACTGCCTGTTAAATATTCATAAACATCTGTCTAAATTCTAAAAACATGTATGAAACTTACATCCTTCTTGTTAGTGTTATCACATTGATGTATTATTCTTGTGGTGTTTCTTTGTCATTGTGTATTTTATTGTTCTGTCATCTTATTTTTGTTTATGTTCgtttcattttgttcttttttattattgtaagccaccatggtgagataggtggcaaatagatttaacaaataataaaaaataatagtggTTTATTAACTGCTGATTCACTAGGGCAATATCTATGGCATTGAACTAGGAGTAGAATGCCAGAGACTGTCTCATCCTAGGCACAAAGAaactgagccagtcattctctcagcaatagcaatagcaatagcaatagttaggcttatataccgcttcatagggctttcagccctctctaagcggtttacagagtcagcatattgcccccaacaacaatctgggtcctcattttacccacctcggaaggatggaaggctgagtcaaccttgagcctggtgggatttgaacagccaaactgctgaactgcagtcagctgaaatagcctgcagtgctgcatttaaccactgcgccacctctcagacctaggaaggaggcaatggcaaaccacttccaaaattttGCCAAGAAGACTGCAGAGACTGGTTTAGGTAGGTGctaggagtcaacactgattcaaaggcacacacagacacagtcaCATCCAGAGACACGCAGGGAAAAAGTAACTTACTATATTAATGGCTATTATGACTACTAAACTTCGGCATTCTCTCATGCTCAGTGGTGCCCTTTGGTGCTTGTTTTGATTCTCTTTGTCATTCTTGGATTGTCTGAGGGTCTGAGGGTTATCTCTGCAGTACTTCTGAACAGTaatctcattttttattttcatttgggtAATAATTGCAGCCTCTTGTTTgcagtaatattttttaaattaaacaaaataaaatccccTTCTAAAAGGAAAAGTTACCAATTTTGCAAAAAGGTATGATGTCAAAAATGATTTTAAGTTTCCCAGGATTGGGAAACAGGATTGCATCCTGTTTATTGTACTGTGTTGTATTGTCTTCTAAtttccaaagacaaattccttgtgtgtccaatcacaattggccaataaagaattctgttctgttctgttattctattctattgtctttGATTAAGCATATTTGATGTGCTTGAAAGAAGTATGGGTTGATTTACATGTGGCTAATTTATCCCATAAGtcatgattacaggtagtccttgacttacatttagtgaccgttcaaaattgaagcagcactgaaaaaagtgacttaagaccatttttcacacatgaccatttcagcatccccatgtcatgtgatcaaaattcagatacttggcaactggttcatgtttgtGACAGTTGTAGCGCCCCAGGatcttgtgatcaccttttgggacctcctgacaagcaaagtcaatgaggaagccaattTCACTTAaggaccatgttactaacttaacaaatgcagtgattcacttaacatccgagATAAGacaagtcgtaaaatgaggccaactcccttaacaaatgtttcacttagcaacatacattttgggctcagttgtggttgtaacttgaggactacctgtatttttaattGGTTCAAGAAAACAGCAACCTTTAAGCCCAAAGCAAAAGCTCGGCAAAGTCTAACGCTCATCTCCTCCTTCAGTTTTATATCGACCCAGCAAAATTGCTCCCCCTGCAGAGGTTTTTGCCAAGGCCGCCTGGGGAGAAAGGAGCCCCAAGAGGTGgacggggaggaagaggagggcgaGGAGGGCGAGGCGGAGGTAGGTAGACTTCTTTCTTACAGGGCAAACAAGTTATGCAATAATggaaaaagtgtttttaaaagatTGCAAACAATATGGTCCTGACAGCAGCTAGGACTGCTCATTGGATTTGCGCAAAATTTCACATGTGAAGGAGAATGGAGTAATTTGGAAGGAGGACTTAATTTATTCAGGGATGAACAGATGAGTCTGAATTAACTGTATTCTTCTGTCTATAAGATGACCCCATGTATAGGATGCTCCCATGTTTCATGTAGAGTAAGTAAGCACACTACAAGTCATCACTATGCAGAAGCCCTCTTATTAGAGAGAGAGTGTAATACAAGCACGGGAAATGCATCACAGGAACAATAGAGAGCAAAGCTAGGCCGGCAATGTGATACAGGAAACAACTACAATAGAGAGGAATGCTAGAGCTGCATATAAGGTAGAGGCTCGTCTGGCAgagctggaggatggggatggACCACCACACCTTCTCTTCTCGGCCTCCTGTGTATAAAATGCCCCTCCATTTTCAAGTAAACGTATTAGAGAAAAAATAGTGTCTTATACAATACTGCATCCCGAATATCATTCTCCATAAAATTAACCTCTCTACATAGTTTTAGGATGCTGAAAATACAGCCATAGCAAAAAGGAATTAACCCCATGTTATCGGTTGTGTAAAATACCATAGTGAGAAGGGGAGCGCTGATTTCAGTTTTCTTCACAGGAAGACAAATCCCTGGTTAAGTTGTCTGTTAATCCCAGTTCATCATCCCAGTCACATTATTTGGATAGTCGGCAGGATAGTAAATGAAAAGGAGTGCCTTACTTGCATGCTAAGCTGGCCCATCCTAGGAACAGCTTAGttcttttataaagaaaaaaaaggcagttGCATGCTTTAAAGACTGGTGCTATCTCTGATAATGAGCTCCATTATCTATAAGCGAAGGTCTTATTACAATTTCTTATGAATGTTTTCTGCATACTTTTTTAACGGATGGATTTATGGATCTGTTTCATTTAGGCTTCTGTTTTCTGTGTGCTATTCTCACTCACTGGATACTGTAAAAGAGtcatttgacacacacacacacacccctctacttttatttgtttataggTGGCCGAGGTTTTGGAGGTGGCCGAGGCTTTGGAGGTGGTAGAGGTTTTGGAGGAAGTAGAGGTTTTGGAGGTGGTGGAGGTGGCGGAGGCTTCAGAGGAGGACGAGGCAGAGGTGGTGGCCGAGGATTTAGGGGTAAGTGTATTCATAACATAATGATATTTGTTTTTAGTATAATTACCTATCTTGCTATTTGTTGTGGGCATATTCTGTATTATCTGTGCAATGTTTAGGGTCTCTGCTTCTCAGATAATTGGCGACCTTCAAACTTTAGAAGAAAATGTAGTACTTCTTGCAAAGTCATCAGAGCTTCCTTATT
The DNA window shown above is from Thamnophis elegans isolate rThaEle1 chromosome 9, rThaEle1.pri, whole genome shotgun sequence and carries:
- the GAR1 gene encoding H/ACA ribonucleoprotein complex subunit 1 → MSFRGRGGNNRGGFSRGGGGFNRGGRGGGRGGFGRGGGRGGFNRGGYDQGPPESVVILGQFMHPCEDDIVCKCVTEENRVPYFNAPVYLENKEQIGKVDEIFGQLRDFYFSVKLSENMKASSFKKLQKFYIDPAKLLPLQRFLPRPPGEKGAPRGGRGGRGGRGGRGGGGRGFGGGRGFGGGRGFGGSRGFGGGGGGGGFRGGRGRGGGRGFRGRGY